The Panicum hallii strain FIL2 chromosome 5, PHallii_v3.1, whole genome shotgun sequence genome contains the following window.
ATCGCACTTTGAACACGCAAGCAGGGATGCACTCGTGCACACGCAGACAGGCCATTTGGGTTGGTTTGAGCTGTTACATGCAGGCAACCTCAAGCAGGACACAGCCTGCATGCACACGCACATGCAGCTGCAAACAAACCGGACATGGTTTGGATTCATGAAGATACAGCCAGTACAGCCAAGAGGAATTTTAACCTCCTATAGATTCAGGTGCTACAACCTACGGCTCCCAActagtattttttttctttttgaggtCTTCAACTACCAACTTGATTCAGCCAAACAGCATCATGGATACTGGATTCACTCGATCGCACTCGCACGCGGCGCCCAAAACGCTAGACAGACAAACCCCCGTCGATCACCGTCGTCGTCGCAGAGAAACCTATCAGCACGCCGCCGGCGCGAGCTCCTCCTTGCCGCACCCGTCCTCCACCCGCGCCCGCCCGTCGCCGAACAGGCCGGCCTTGAACGCCAGGAACCCCGCCGCGTGGCCcgccacggcggcgaggagcacgCCGCCGTGGAACGACATGAGCGCGAGCATGAGCAGGTACGCCCCGCCCGTCCGCAGCTCGTGCACCGCCGCGTGCGCCGCctgcccgtccccgccgccgacgcggcggggaggagcgcgTCCAGCCTGCGGCTGCCGAGGAACTCGAGGAGGAGCGCGAGCGCGAAGACGGCCACGAGGGCCAGCGCGTACATGCCGCCGTCCGCGCCGGGCCACCCCGTGAAGaggatctccgacttcttcccCCAGAAGAAGGTCATGTGGACGTACCGCTTCCTCCGCATCCCGGGCATCCCGGCGGGGACGGCGCCGGGGCCGCCATGGCGCCCATGCGGTGCCCTCCTCCCATGTCCATGGCGCGGCGGCCTCGAGCGTGCTGTGCCCTCTCTCTGTCGTCGTCGCGTGAGAGTGTAGAGGGTGATGTGCTGTGCGCCGATCGGCGCGGGCGGCACGTCGCGACGGGGAATCGAGGGACGGAGTGTGGTAGTACGACCGCCGTGTGCGTACACGTACGGCGGGCAGGGATGCATGTGTATTGGCACGGCGTGCATAACGGCCCAACGAACTGATCGAACCTGCAGCTCAACCAAGTCGTCCGCATGAACAGGCCAGACTAGCAGTTAAGGCATTAAGGCTGACTGGTAGCTTCCTGAAACAAACTGGAAATTTTTTCTGGTCAAGCTAAaagcattttttttaaaaaaaattgagcTGGACCCTACATGTTACTGCGAAGCTAGGACAATTTCTTTTTCATGTCTCCGTGTTGCACTTTCAGTTGCAAGTCGAACAATTTTTCACTTTTCTTAGTTATCGGTAAAAAAAGAAGGTACACAGAAAATTGTACAAGAGATGCGGAAAAGACCATAAGCACCGAAGCAGACTAAAATTGTTAGTAGGGGTATACCCAAGCGAGAGGATGAACGTGTCGTCACAGAATATTAACACTCTAATACCAGTTGCCATGGTTGATGTTAGCGATAGCAGATTCTTTCCCTCCCAAAAAAGATAGCAGATTCTTTCAACGTTGAAAAAGGCAAAGTGCTTTTATCTCAAAAGTACATGACGAGGACCATTTCTTATTTTCTTTAGCACGTGCTCAGGTGGCTAGCAGAAGATTGTCACTTGTTAGCCTCCACCAAGGACCAAGACGGTTATTTTGCCTATTTTTCTTTAGATCCAACGGAAGTATTAAGACCACAGATTTATTTTTTAAATCGGGAATTACAAATGACCCAAGATTTACCATCACGAATAAGGAAGACAGCAACAGAAATTCAGTCAACCGCACACGCCATGTACGACAGCGGTGACTATAGTATGAGCCATGCTGCACGCCGGAGTTACAGAATGTCAACGGTGAAGGGAACGTGGCTTAAAAAAAAAGTAAAAGGGCgtggaaagaaagaaggaaattTAAAAAGGATTCATTTGGATGCTTCCGTCGTCAAAATTGACGACCTAATTTTAGAAGCTCAACTGATCAACTGCAGCTTGCAAAAGGGAGTGCAGTGCAGTACGGCAGCGCGCCAGCTGCAGAATAAAATTGCCACTACTGTAAGTTGCGGCCGATTTGTCCACCCCTAACTTTTGAAAACTTCGCCGCATGTAAATTCTCCCTGAAAAGCGATTGAGCGCGCACCCCGCAGACATCGGCGTTAAGCCTGCCATCTTGTTTCACGGGACAGATGATTTCAGTGCGGCATGATTATTTTTCCCTGCGTCGttcagaaagaaaaaaaaatggctATAGACATTCAGTTGGGAATGATCGAGGCCGGGTTTTTCCTTAAtctaaaaaaagaaagaaagaaaatggCACGGCAAATACAAAACCACAGAAGAATTTGAAAGATGGTGTCCTGCAGCTGCAAGCCTTCAACCAAACGGTTGCTGATGCTGATGCACAATTGcaagccattttgatttgagcTGTTTTACATGCAGGCAAGCTCAAGCAGAAGCAGGAGGACACTGCCTGCACTGCATGCAGACGCCCATGCAGCTGGAGACAAGCCGTGTATGGTAGGGATTCAAGAAGAATAGAAGATAGAAGTACAACACAACCAACTGCCACACCATAATTCAAGAAGATAGTACAGCCAAGATTTTCACAGCTAGCTCATCACAGGAATTTTAACCTCCCAGATTCAGGGGCTGCATCCCAACCACCATCACGATTCGGCCAAAACGGCAACATGGATTCACTAGATCGCACGCGGCACAACAACGACAGACACACAAACCCATCGACCatcaccggcgccggcgccgtcgtcgcAGCAAGCCTATCATCAGCACGCCGCCGTCTCGAGCTCCTCCTTGCTGCACCCGTCCTCCACCTGCGCCCGCCCGTCGCCGAACAGGCCGGCCTTGAACGCCAGGAACCCCGCCGCGTGCCccgcgacggcgacgaggagcaCGCCGCCGTTGAACGACATGAGCGAGAGCATGAGCAGGTACGCCCCGCCGACGCGCAGCGCGTgcaccgccgcgcgcgccgcccctgccgccgccgcgcgccgcctgccccCGGCGGCAGCACGGGGGAGGAGCGCGTCCAGCCTGCGGGAGCCCAGGAACTCGAGGACGAACGCGAGCGCGAGGACGGCCACGAGCGCCAGCGCGTACATGCCGCCGTCGGCGCCGGGCCACCCCGTGAAGAGGATCTCTGAGTTCTTGCCCCAGAAGAAGGTCATGTGGGTGTACCGCATCCGCATccccatgccgccgccgccgccgccgggcggggacggcggcggggccATCATGCCTCCCATGTCGTGCCCTCCGCCCATGTCCATGGCGGCCTCGCGCGTCGTGCTGCTCTGTCGCCGCGTGAGAGCGTGGGGTTGCTGCGCTGTGCGTTCGTCGGAGTGTGCCGCCGCGGCTGCCTATataggcggcgcggcggcgtgcagTACGACGCGAAGAGGGCGAGACACGGGGGAGGGGATGTGGTAGTACACCCGCTCGTGCGTACACGGCGGGCAGACGTGTACTGCGCGGCGACCCCGGGCCGGGCGCTGCACGGCGAAGCGGCGGCCGCGTGCGGAGCTGGCACGGCTCGGCGCGGGCGGTTCGTGTACGcacgcccgccgcgccgcgcgggctCGGCAGCGCTAGGCGGCTAGCCGTGGACCGAGTGCATTGAGCCGCGGGCCGGGAACCAAATATCTGATCGTGTCCACGGATGCTCAGAGGATGGGGATATGTGGATGCGAACTGCAGATCGATTTCTTTTTTTGCGAGGAAAAAGACGGGCTTTCTTGTTTCTTCCAAGCTAACCCAATCGTACTGTTTTTCCCCCCCGAAGCAGATCTGTGCTCTCTGCCGGTGATCAAATGCACAAAAATATCAAAGCGAAGGGATCGCAAGGGCTTATCAGCCTCCTTGGCACGTAGCATCGATCTTTATGTAGCATCAGGCCGTCACATAATGTGCTCTTACCTTAAGATAGGAAAAACCCATTGTTTGTTAGATCGATCATCACGCGCGGTGAAATAAGAATGGCAGGAAATGAAGAGGGCGTTCAATTAATCCCTTAATCGCTTCCTTTGCATGTATTTAGTGCACACCGTTCGCCCTAGCCGTGGAGAATGAAGAGTCGAGCTGGAGACAGGAAACCAGCTAGCGGTGAGTAGGTTCCAGGTGAAAGAAGGTTTCCTAATTTAATGGGAGTAAATATTGGCTGGTATCTTGCTAAAAAAAATGATTGGGGTGGTATTTTCGAAGAGCATGAGGTTGCGGGGAGGGTATCACTAAACTTTTGAAAAATGTAATGTTCGAGGATTTGCATATTACTATTCCATTACAAATGATGCAAATGTTTTCTTCGTCAAGTTATATCTAGATAAACAGGGAACATACGTAATCAAATTTTTCCCTAGAAAAACATAAATCAAAATAAAAACCAAACCTCTTACCCGCAATGGCGTTTCACCAAGAAATGCTTAGAGCAACGATTTTTTTCTTTGAAGGAATCTTAGAGTACTGGTGAGCTAGTGCAAATTACTACAATGGCTTTGCTATTGCTTTCTATACATATACTTAAATAGTGCTCCGTCCATTTCAAATCATATATCATTTTGACTTTTCTCTATACACATAAATTTTATTATGTATGTAGACATATATACATGCATAGTAAGATCTATGTATTTAAAAAATCAAAATAACTTATAATTTTAAACGGAAGGATTATAGGATATTTTCCGTCTATGTATTATCCCACAATTtatggagaaataaataggttTATAAATCAACAGTCAGGCAATTTGAACATAATGTTAGACAGCTGCACTAAGCAATCTATCATTATATTATGACACATTgatgtaaataaagtagtacAAGTAAGGAAGTACATATGGCCAAGTACACACAAGTCACAGCACACATTATTAGTACTTTTTTCGAAGGAACTGGAACGTTGGTAGCTCGGCCCCGTCAGGTCCGGCCCATCTGACAAGTAAAGCCCAAACAACAGATACGGCCCTTTCGTTTTCAGCATGGCCGATGCCTGCCAGAGCAACGGCCCAGGCACTCCTCCCTCTCTGTTCGCCTCTCGCCGAGAATGGCGCAcggcctcgccggcggcgtcgGACTCGGACCCCTCCGCTGCTGCCCCTCCGTGTTTTCCTCCCCCACCACCGTTCGACCCGCCCTGGACGCTCCTCGTCGAAGCCTACGGGTTCGCGCCTCTGCCTCCCCTCCACCGGCCACGCCGGCCATCGAGGGCCGCGACGTCGGGCTCTCGGTGAcgacgcggcgggggcgggtgcTTCCGGTGCTCAAGGCCTGCTCCCTCCACGTACCTCCCGGACAGCTATGGATGCTCCTCGGCCCCAACGGTTGTGGCAAGTCCACACTGCTCAAGGTTTTTCCTCTGAACCAGGAGACAGCGGACAGCATCTCTTGTTTTTTGCATCCATTTTGTTCATAGAGGACTGTGAATTGGGCTCAGAACTGAGTCTCTCCGAGTTGCATTAAGCGATAGGTTTAGCAGTCAATATCTAATAATACTAGATGAGTGTTGGATACCCGGATTGCATATCTGCGTTGGACAACAAAACGTGGAATGGCTTAGTTGTCTTTAAATTGAAACGAATAAATTTGTGTGCAGTGCCCAATTTACTTGGCAGATACGAATATGCTATTTATCGATATATTTTTTAGTTCCATCAGGGATCAATAGAAAATCCATTTTAAAGGCAATGATAAAGTTTAATAAATCCCTGGTCACGAATGTCAGGAGTTTTATCTTTACGCTGACAATTGAACATCACTTTTGAAGTGTCATGCTTCGGCACAAGGCCAGAAAAGGGCATTGAATACTGGAGCAAAGAATGGCAGTCAGGGAGAGTTAATTTGTACCCCTTCTTTTTGGCCAGAATATAGCTTCCTTGACTTCATTCTAAATTAAGAAAAAGGAGCTATTACAGGAGTTGGTTTTACAAGATACCCTTATTTTCTTGTCCTTGTGAAGTTGTTAGCTACTTGCATTTCTTGTCCTTGTGAAGTTGTTAGCTACTTGCATTGTGCTCATTCCTAATTACTTCCTCTGTTCGTTTTTAGTAGGCATATTAGGATTTTATAATGTCAAACTTCCCAAATTCTGACCAACAATTAGTCAAATCATACGCATGCTTAGTGTATAAAGCTATATGAATATATTCATATTTCAAATGTCTTTCAATGTGGCATTGGTTTGTAACAGTCAATGATATATTGTAAGAGAAACTGGTGATCAAATTATACCTCTAAAGACTTAATATGCCTACTAAAATGAACAAAGGTAGTAATAGGTAACAAAACTTTGAGAGTTGGTTCATTAATTTCCTATTAGTATCACTGGAACTAAATGCTGACAACATGTTTTTCCAGGTTTTAGCAGGTTTTCTAAATCCGTCGGCTGGTACAGTGTATATAAATAGGCCATGTAGCTATGTCTTCCAAAATCCGGATCACCAGGTGGTAACTTTTATTCTGCTAGTCGTTTTCTACC
Protein-coding sequences here:
- the LOC112892366 gene encoding copper transporter 3-like, with the protein product MPGMRRKRYVHMTFFWGKKSEILFTGWPGADGGMYALALVAAGRAPPRRVGGGDGQAAHAAVHELRTGGAYLLMLALMSFHGGVLLAAVAGHAAGFLAFKAGLFGDGRARVEDGCGKEELAPAAC
- the LOC112893915 gene encoding copper transporter 1-like, translated to MDMGGGHDMGGMMAPPPSPPGGGGGGMGMRMRYTHMTFFWGKNSEILFTGWPGADGGMYALALVAVLALAFVLEFLGSRRLDALLPRAAAGGRRRAAAAGAARAAVHALRVGGAYLLMLSLMSFNGGVLLVAVAGHAAGFLAFKAGLFGDGRAQVEDGCSKEELETAAC